From one Trachemys scripta elegans isolate TJP31775 chromosome 14, CAS_Tse_1.0, whole genome shotgun sequence genomic stretch:
- the LOC117887565 gene encoding olfactory receptor 11A1-like, whose product MANPERGNQTVLTEFILLGFGNLPELQILLFLLFLIIYIVTVTGNILIIVLVVADQQLHTPMYFFLGNLSCLETCYTSTILPRMLASLLTGDRTISVSGCLTQYYFFGFLAVAECYLLAVMSYDRYLAICKPLHYAVLMNGRSCLQLAVGTWISSSLAADITIFLMQQLTFCGPNEIDHFFCDFIPVIKLSCSNTRMMELVTTMLAAICTLPPFLLTLATYVCIITTILRMPSTTGWQKAFSTCSSHLIVVSIFYGTIMIVYMLPKTDTLRDLNKVFSLFYTVVTPMVNPLIYSLRNREVKEALGKVVTKLSAVKRIQTVLP is encoded by the coding sequence ATGGCAAACCCAGAGCGGGGAAATCAAACAGTTCTCACAGAATTCATCCTGCTaggatttgggaatctccctgagctacaaattcttctcttcctcctgtttCTCATCATCTACATTGTGACTGTGACTGGGAACATCCTCATCATTGtgctagttgtggctgatcagcaacttcacacccccatgtacttcttcctggggaacttgtcctgcttggagacctgctacacgtCCACtatcctgcccaggatgctggccagtctcctgactggggacagaactATTTCTGTTAGCGGCTGCCTCACACAATATTATTTCTTTGGTTTCCTGGCAGTTGCAGAGTGCTATCTCCTGGCAGTGATGTCctatgatcggtatttagcgatatgCAAACCACTGCACTATGCTGTCCTTATGAATGGCAGGTCCTGCCTCCAGCTAGCAGTTGGCACGTGGATAAGTAGTTCTCTGGCTGCTGacataacaatatttttaatgcaaCAATTGACTTTCTGTGGccccaatgaaattgaccatttcttctGTGACTTCATCCCAGTAATAAAACTCTCCTGCAGTAACACACGTATGATGGAGCTTGTCACTACCATGCTGGCTGCTATATGCACTCTCCCGCCATTTCTATTAACGCTGGCAACATACGTCTGTATCATCACCACCATCCTGCGAATGCCTTCCACCACCGGGtggcaaaaggccttttccacttgTTCCTCTCACCTCATCGTGGTGTCAATTTTCTATGGGACCATAATGATTGTCTACATGCTCCCAAAAACTGATACACTGAGAGACCTAAACAAAGTGTTCTCCCTCTTCTACACAGTCGTGACTCCCATGGTCAACCCCCTCATATACAgcctgaggaacagagaggtcAAAGAGGCCCTGGGAAAAGTTGTCACTAAACTCTCTGCTGTCAAAAGGATTCAGACCGTCCTGCCGTAG